The Paenalcaligenes faecalis genome has a window encoding:
- the argA gene encoding amino-acid N-acetyltransferase produces the protein MSQSDIDTLSAQDAPEFAPAQFVRWFREVAPYVHRFRGKTFVIAFGGELVRDGMLSTLIPDLSLMSALGIKLVLIHGSRPQVNEQLRVKGHDMRFGRRNEPTSAAALECAKEAAGEIRLDIEAAFSQGLPNTPMSHAQIRVISGNFVTARPMGVIDGVDYKHAGAVRKIDTNSILRSLEHEAIVLLSPLGFSPTGEAFNLAMEELALNTAVAIRAEKLIYLTPNGIATKDLGAEIAGELARIEADKLLSAGQLDDDSTVFLESASQAVKRGVPRAHLVPYPQDGGVLLEIFTHDGVGTMVVEDKLDDLRPATLDDVGAILQLIEPLEADGTLVPRGRAVVEREVERFTVLEHDGIIYGCVSITPYLSENMVEMACLIVQSEWQGEGEGELLLRHAESRAKTLGATHLFVLTTRTSHWFIKRGFMQGSVSNLPKEKQAQYNRSRNSLVFIKKLK, from the coding sequence ATGAGCCAATCTGACATCGATACCCTTTCTGCCCAAGACGCTCCTGAATTTGCCCCCGCTCAGTTTGTGCGTTGGTTTCGAGAGGTGGCGCCTTATGTACATCGCTTTAGAGGCAAAACCTTTGTGATTGCTTTTGGTGGTGAACTCGTCAGGGACGGAATGCTAAGCACACTAATCCCTGATCTTTCGTTAATGTCTGCACTAGGCATTAAACTAGTATTAATCCATGGCTCCAGACCCCAAGTTAATGAACAACTACGTGTCAAGGGCCATGACATGCGTTTTGGTCGGCGTAATGAACCAACCAGTGCTGCAGCATTAGAGTGTGCCAAAGAGGCAGCGGGTGAAATCCGTCTCGATATTGAGGCGGCGTTTAGTCAAGGCTTACCAAACACGCCGATGTCACATGCTCAAATTCGTGTGATTTCAGGTAACTTTGTTACAGCTCGTCCCATGGGAGTCATAGATGGAGTGGACTACAAACATGCGGGCGCTGTACGCAAAATTGATACGAACTCTATTCTACGTTCTTTAGAGCACGAAGCCATTGTACTGCTATCCCCCTTAGGTTTTTCACCAACAGGTGAAGCATTTAATCTGGCCATGGAAGAGCTTGCCCTAAATACAGCCGTAGCCATACGTGCAGAAAAACTAATTTATCTCACTCCAAACGGCATCGCTACCAAAGACCTAGGGGCGGAAATAGCTGGTGAACTAGCCCGTATTGAGGCAGATAAGCTGCTTAGCGCAGGCCAGCTTGATGATGACTCTACTGTATTTTTAGAGTCAGCCTCTCAAGCCGTAAAACGTGGCGTACCCCGAGCTCATTTGGTTCCTTACCCCCAAGACGGCGGGGTCTTGCTTGAGATCTTCACCCATGACGGTGTAGGCACTATGGTCGTAGAAGACAAACTGGATGATTTGCGACCTGCAACCTTAGATGATGTAGGGGCTATTCTCCAACTGATAGAGCCGCTCGAAGCAGACGGGACCTTAGTGCCGCGTGGGCGTGCCGTTGTAGAGCGTGAGGTAGAACGTTTTACCGTATTAGAACATGACGGCATTATCTATGGTTGTGTTTCCATTACCCCATACTTAAGTGAAAACATGGTCGAAATGGCCTGTTTAATTGTGCAATCTGAATGGCAAGGTGAAGGTGAAGGCGAACTATTACTGCGTCACGCAGAAAGCCGTGCCAAAACCTTGGGTGCCACCCATCTTTTTGTCTTAACTACTCGTACCTCTCATTGGTTTATCAAACGTGGTTTTATGCAAGGCTCTGTGTCTAATCTACCAAAAGAAAAGCAAGCACAATACAATCGCTCACGCAACAGCTTAGTTTTTATTAAGAAGCTAAAATAA
- the rpiA gene encoding ribose-5-phosphate isomerase RpiA: MYTQDQLKQQVAAAAIDFILPKLSADTILGIGTGSTVDMFIDALAQHKGAFKAAASSSERSTLRLQQHGIEVLDLNQIQSMDWYIDGADEIDGQLNMTKGGGGALTREKIVASVAQHFLCIVDDSKVVQQLGAFPLPIEVIPMARQSVTRRLEQLGGTVKWRADFVTDNGNDIIDVHGLAITEPAQFESKINDIPGVVCCGLFALTGASVALVATQNGVTTMS; this comes from the coding sequence ATGTACACACAAGACCAACTTAAACAACAGGTCGCTGCTGCAGCGATTGACTTTATTCTTCCTAAATTGTCTGCTGACACAATCCTCGGGATTGGTACGGGCTCAACCGTAGATATGTTTATAGATGCTTTGGCACAACATAAAGGGGCATTTAAAGCTGCAGCCTCTAGCTCTGAACGTTCTACCTTACGTTTGCAGCAGCATGGCATAGAGGTCTTGGACTTAAACCAAATTCAAAGTATGGATTGGTATATTGATGGGGCGGATGAAATTGATGGCCAACTAAATATGACCAAAGGTGGCGGTGGGGCGTTGACTCGTGAGAAAATTGTCGCTTCGGTTGCTCAGCATTTTTTATGTATTGTGGATGACTCTAAAGTCGTACAGCAGTTAGGTGCTTTTCCGCTGCCTATCGAAGTCATTCCAATGGCTCGTCAGTCCGTTACACGTCGCCTAGAGCAGCTAGGTGGTACGGTAAAATGGCGTGCAGATTTTGTCACAGATAATGGTAATGACATTATTGATGTGCATGGGCTAGCTATAACAGAGCCAGCCCAATTTGAGTCAAAAATCAATGACATTCCTGGTGTGGTGTGTTGTGGTTTATTCGCCTTAACAGGGGCCAGTGTAGCCTTGGTTGCTACGCAAAATGGTGTAACAACTATGTCATAA
- a CDS encoding ABC transporter permease subunit → MKKLNFSALKPSGRSLIIAAPFAWLFIFLFIPFLLVLKISFADLQFGVPPYTPLIEFKEETLNWSLHLRGYILLFSDNLYLATYLSSVKMALITTLLCVLVGYPMAYYIARSNPRIRNYLLLAVILPFWTSLLLRVYAWVGILRNDGVLNSLLMWAGVTDAPLEIYRTDLAVYIGLVYAYLPFFILPLYASLVKLDTRLLEAAYDLGARPFTAFRKVTLPLSMPGIISGSMLVFIPAVGEYVVPEMLGGANTLMMGRVMWGEFFNNSDWPMAAAVTCVMVLLLIVPLIFFQHSQVKHLHAEKKG, encoded by the coding sequence ATGAAAAAGCTCAATTTTTCTGCATTAAAACCGTCGGGGCGCAGTCTGATTATTGCAGCCCCTTTTGCTTGGCTATTCATTTTCTTGTTTATCCCATTTTTGCTGGTCTTAAAGATTAGCTTTGCGGATTTGCAATTTGGAGTGCCTCCTTATACGCCTTTGATCGAGTTTAAAGAGGAGACCTTAAATTGGTCGCTCCATTTACGTGGCTACATCTTATTGTTTAGTGATAATTTGTATTTAGCAACGTATCTGAGCTCGGTGAAAATGGCGTTGATCACCACGTTATTATGCGTGTTGGTTGGTTATCCCATGGCGTATTACATTGCTCGCTCTAACCCACGCATACGTAACTACTTGCTCTTGGCTGTGATTTTGCCTTTTTGGACTTCATTGTTATTGCGCGTGTACGCGTGGGTCGGTATTTTGCGCAATGATGGGGTATTGAACTCTCTATTGATGTGGGCAGGTGTTACGGATGCACCTTTAGAAATCTATAGAACAGACTTGGCGGTTTATATAGGTTTGGTATATGCCTACTTACCTTTTTTCATCCTCCCCTTATATGCCAGTTTAGTAAAACTAGATACGCGGCTGCTAGAGGCTGCCTATGACTTAGGTGCTCGACCTTTTACGGCCTTTAGGAAAGTGACCTTGCCTTTGTCTATGCCGGGCATTATTTCTGGGTCTATGCTGGTGTTTATTCCGGCGGTGGGCGAGTACGTTGTGCCTGAAATGCTGGGTGGAGCAAACACCTTAATGATGGGGCGTGTAATGTGGGGTGAGTTCTTTAATAACTCCGATTGGCCTATGGCAGCAGCTGTAACGTGCGTAATGGTGTTGTTGTTAATTGTGCCGTTGATTTTCTTTCAGCACAGTCAGGTCAAGCACTTACATGCAGAGAAAAAGGGATAA
- a CDS encoding ABC transporter ATP-binding protein has product MVENRSAGSSWAGVEDEFVRVENIVKIFGDTVAVKSVDLSVRRHEFFALLGSSGCGKSTLLRMLAGFEEATSGRIYLDNEDITDLPPYKRPVNMMFQSYALFPHMSVEANVAFGLKQEGVAANEIHERVFEALDLVQMAGFSRRKPSQLSGGQQQRVALARSLVKRPKLLLLDEPMSALDKQIRQKTQVELVKILEQVGVTCIMVTHDQEEAMTMADRIAVMTAGQIEQCGTPYDVYTFPNSRFVASFIGSTNLFTGEIVIDESDHVEIQSEDLPSHLHVNHGISEPLGMEVHVSVRPEHIQVSHQKPAQDSNWGRGQVTHVAWMGSYVRYQIRLDSGMLMEANMPSLFLTQADAPEVEDEVYVSWSDDSATVLAS; this is encoded by the coding sequence ATGGTAGAAAATCGCTCTGCAGGTTCGTCATGGGCCGGCGTTGAGGACGAGTTCGTCCGTGTTGAAAATATAGTGAAGATTTTTGGGGATACCGTTGCCGTTAAGTCAGTTGACCTGTCGGTGCGACGTCACGAGTTCTTTGCGCTATTAGGCAGTTCTGGTTGTGGTAAATCCACGTTGTTGCGTATGTTGGCAGGTTTTGAAGAGGCAACCTCAGGGCGTATTTACTTGGATAACGAAGACATTACAGACTTGCCGCCGTATAAGCGGCCAGTCAATATGATGTTTCAATCCTATGCGCTTTTCCCGCACATGAGCGTAGAGGCTAATGTGGCTTTTGGTCTCAAGCAAGAGGGCGTCGCCGCTAATGAGATTCATGAGCGCGTTTTTGAGGCCTTAGACTTGGTACAAATGGCTGGGTTTTCTCGTCGTAAGCCTAGCCAGTTGTCTGGTGGACAACAGCAACGTGTGGCTTTAGCGCGCAGTTTGGTTAAACGTCCAAAACTGCTGCTACTGGATGAGCCTATGTCGGCTTTAGATAAGCAGATTCGTCAGAAAACGCAGGTGGAACTCGTTAAGATTCTAGAGCAGGTGGGTGTGACGTGCATTATGGTGACGCACGATCAAGAAGAAGCCATGACGATGGCAGATCGTATCGCTGTCATGACCGCTGGACAGATCGAGCAATGTGGTACGCCTTATGATGTTTACACTTTCCCTAACTCACGTTTTGTTGCTAGTTTTATTGGCTCAACGAATTTATTTACAGGCGAAATTGTGATTGATGAGTCTGACCATGTGGAAATTCAAAGCGAGGATCTTCCCAGTCATTTGCATGTCAATCATGGGATTAGCGAACCCTTGGGCATGGAGGTCCATGTTTCTGTTCGTCCCGAGCACATTCAGGTAAGTCATCAAAAACCAGCCCAAGATAGCAACTGGGGGCGAGGCCAGGTGACGCATGTGGCGTGGATGGGAAGTTATGTGCGCTATCAGATTAGGCTTGATAGCGGCATGTTGATGGAAGCCAATATGCCCAGTCTGTTCTTAACTCAGGCCGATGCTCCAGAGGTTGAGGACGAAGTATATGTGTCTTGGTCGGACGATAGTGCAACGGTATTAGCCTCATGA
- the phoU gene encoding phosphate signaling complex protein PhoU, protein MIEHTNKQFHSDLEATRSLFLQMGGVVESMVEQAMEALFSGDLSLVDLVREREKEVNSLEVDIDERITYIIARNQPTAIDLRLLLSISKMLTDLERCGDEAERIAKMARRLYEADTGYEPVVELRHMSNSVVSMIHQSLDAFARQDMVLAADVVRKDKDVDKEWKGSLRHIITYMIEDPRTISRSIDLIFIARALERMGDHAKNMAERVIYMVRGDDVRHTGMKNTVRTALGEDVDFDD, encoded by the coding sequence ATGATCGAACACACTAACAAACAGTTCCATTCCGACCTCGAAGCCACTCGCTCTTTGTTTTTACAAATGGGTGGTGTGGTGGAGTCTATGGTTGAACAAGCCATGGAGGCTTTATTTAGCGGTGACCTGTCCTTAGTTGACCTCGTCCGTGAACGCGAAAAAGAGGTTAATAGCCTTGAGGTCGATATTGATGAGCGTATTACGTATATCATTGCTCGTAATCAGCCTACGGCGATTGATTTACGCCTGTTGCTCTCTATCTCCAAAATGCTGACAGACTTAGAGCGTTGTGGTGATGAAGCAGAGCGCATTGCTAAAATGGCACGTCGCTTATACGAGGCGGATACCGGATACGAGCCTGTGGTTGAGCTACGTCACATGAGTAATTCAGTGGTCTCAATGATTCATCAGTCTTTAGATGCTTTTGCTCGTCAGGATATGGTGTTGGCAGCGGATGTAGTGCGTAAAGATAAAGACGTGGACAAAGAGTGGAAAGGCTCTTTGCGTCATATTATTACGTATATGATTGAAGATCCTCGTACTATTTCCCGCTCTATTGATTTAATCTTTATTGCACGGGCTCTAGAGCGTATGGGCGATCATGCTAAAAACATGGCGGAACGTGTTATTTACATGGTTCGTGGTGATGATGTACGTCACACAGGCATGAAAAACACAGTGCGTACGGCCCTAGGTGAAGACGTGGATTTTGATGATTAA
- a CDS encoding Spx/MgsR family RNA polymerase-binding regulatory protein: MIMLMIYGLKNCSTCKKAIQWLDEHQVAHQFVDYRDQPVSADLLLQWSEQLGGWAKLVNRASPTWRNLPEERKTPERDQDWLQLIADFPTLVRRPVAVDDQAVSVGFKPDLFTQRFA; encoded by the coding sequence ATGATTATGTTAATGATTTACGGTTTAAAAAATTGCAGTACCTGTAAAAAAGCCATTCAGTGGCTTGATGAGCATCAAGTAGCACATCAATTTGTTGATTATAGAGATCAGCCGGTTAGTGCTGACTTATTATTGCAGTGGTCTGAGCAGCTAGGTGGATGGGCTAAGCTTGTTAATCGGGCTTCCCCGACCTGGAGGAATTTGCCTGAGGAGCGTAAAACACCTGAACGTGATCAAGATTGGCTACAATTAATTGCGGATTTTCCCACATTGGTGCGTAGACCCGTCGCCGTTGATGATCAGGCCGTCTCGGTTGGATTCAAACCCGACCTCTTTACCCAGCGCTTTGCCTAA
- a CDS encoding oxidative damage protection protein codes for MSRMVQCIKLKTQAPGLEFPPYPGDLGVKIWQSISQEAWANWIQIQTRIVNENRLNLADARARKYLTEQMQRYLFEDQEVDAHGYVPPTE; via the coding sequence ATGTCCAGAATGGTGCAGTGTATAAAACTAAAAACGCAAGCCCCAGGCTTAGAGTTTCCTCCTTACCCGGGTGATCTAGGGGTGAAAATCTGGCAGTCCATTTCACAAGAAGCTTGGGCTAATTGGATCCAAATTCAAACGCGTATTGTGAATGAGAACCGTTTGAATTTAGCTGACGCACGTGCTCGAAAATATTTAACCGAGCAAATGCAACGTTACTTATTCGAAGACCAAGAGGTCGATGCTCACGGGTATGTGCCCCCTACCGAATAA
- the hrpA gene encoding ATP-dependent RNA helicase HrpA, with protein MQINTEQPTEVISFPTITYPEDLPVSARRAEIADAIKNNQVVIVSGETGSGKTTQLPKICLELGRGRKKMIGHTQPRRIAATSVANRIAEELQTEIGDWVGYQIRFTDKTSPRSAIKLMTDGILLAESQRDPLLRRYDTIIIDEAHERSLNIDFLLGFLSQLIQKRKDLKVIITSATIDAEQFATHFQTGGKPAPIIEVSGRLYPVEIRYRPILTDKVDQEAQKKEDISERDLNDAILDAVQECQRLGSGDVLVFLPGEREIREATDVLRKAQFVGVDILPLYARLSHAEQTRIFKPQGNARRIVLATNVAETSLTVPGIRYVIDSGLARVKRYSWRNKVEQLRIEAISQASANQRAGRCGRVGPGVCIRLYDETEFSQRAAFTDPEILRSSLAAVILRMKALRLNDVESFPFVDAPSGRAIADGYQLLQEIGALDEQRLLTKIGQEIARLPLDPRIARMILAARDQQCLSEMLIIASALSVQDPRERPMESRELAERAHQVFVEAQSEFLSFIKMWQWYAEQVKSRLSHRKLATLLRERFLSPMRFREWREVHKQLQTLIREQNWRFNEAPATYEQIHLCLLTGLVGNIGHKSEESNAYQGTRDIRFYVHPGSTLGKKAGRWVLAAELVETTRLYARCLARIEPVWIERVAAHLLKKTWSDARWEKRAGQVVANEKAALYGLTIYSGRRVHYGRINPVEAREIFIRDGLVAGEIQSNLAFLKHNDQQINAVEKLEHQSRRPDILVDDALIYAFYDNLIPADVFQTATLERWYKKLAKDQADALLLSRDQLMQHEAAGVTTDVFPRQIEWKGVKLKADYHFEPGSIRDGLTVTVPLFHLNQMDNDRAQWLVPGMLKEKVQHLLRSLPQRLRRATVPVPDYADGFHQRWFELAHAPSKSLIDALIDDVWKQKRVRLHASDFKQETLPTHLLMNFKLVDEHGRMLSGGRNIDKLKAEHGQAAQASFQEVAVKDKSVAKALDHEKITTWSFGQLPEILEIRRRGQAVIGYPALVDKGEYCELDVFDDPAVAIRHHKVGLRRLFKIALREAVRFQEKNIKDLTRMALLYMNIGTQDELKNQIIDAAIDQSCLVEPWPTDEKAFNERVEQSRNRFGLITQEVAKQANVILQTWTEFMRKLPTVKAHAQAYEDMQAQQGRLMSKWFIRDTDAQQLGHYPRYLKALQIRIDKLRADPTRDQRLLGDVLPWQTKYLRAKVALKGAEDPQLERFFWMLEELRVSLFAQELRTPMPISVKRVERAWHAMQH; from the coding sequence ATGCAAATAAATACCGAACAGCCAACCGAAGTCATTTCTTTTCCTACTATTACGTATCCAGAGGACTTACCTGTAAGTGCTCGGCGTGCTGAAATTGCGGACGCCATCAAGAACAATCAAGTGGTTATTGTAAGCGGTGAAACCGGATCAGGGAAAACCACTCAGTTACCAAAAATTTGTTTGGAGTTAGGGCGTGGCCGTAAAAAAATGATTGGCCATACCCAACCGCGTCGTATTGCTGCGACATCGGTAGCAAATCGTATAGCCGAGGAATTACAAACAGAAATAGGTGATTGGGTCGGTTATCAAATACGCTTTACCGATAAAACCAGTCCTCGATCAGCGATTAAGCTGATGACGGATGGGATCTTGCTAGCCGAGTCACAACGAGATCCTTTATTACGTCGTTACGATACGATTATTATCGATGAGGCACATGAACGTAGTTTAAATATCGATTTTTTACTTGGATTTTTAAGTCAGCTTATTCAAAAAAGAAAAGACTTAAAGGTCATTATTACCTCGGCAACCATTGATGCTGAGCAGTTTGCTACCCATTTTCAGACTGGGGGCAAACCAGCTCCTATCATTGAGGTTTCCGGTCGATTATATCCGGTAGAGATTCGCTATAGACCTATTTTAACGGATAAGGTGGATCAAGAGGCACAGAAAAAAGAGGATATCTCTGAGCGAGATCTAAATGATGCCATTTTAGATGCCGTCCAAGAATGCCAACGTTTAGGCAGTGGCGATGTGTTGGTCTTTCTTCCCGGCGAGCGCGAGATTAGAGAGGCAACGGATGTGCTAAGAAAAGCCCAATTTGTGGGCGTGGATATCCTGCCTTTATACGCACGGCTAAGCCATGCAGAGCAAACGCGTATTTTTAAACCACAAGGTAATGCAAGACGTATTGTGTTGGCCACAAACGTAGCGGAAACCTCACTAACTGTGCCTGGCATTCGGTATGTGATTGATAGTGGATTAGCTCGTGTCAAACGTTATTCATGGCGCAATAAGGTGGAGCAATTACGTATTGAGGCCATCAGTCAGGCCTCTGCTAATCAGCGAGCAGGTCGATGTGGTCGAGTGGGGCCAGGTGTTTGCATACGCTTATATGATGAAACCGAGTTTAGCCAGCGTGCTGCCTTTACGGACCCTGAAATTCTACGCTCATCGCTAGCTGCAGTGATTTTGCGCATGAAAGCACTACGACTTAATGATGTAGAAAGCTTTCCCTTTGTGGATGCCCCCTCTGGACGTGCTATTGCGGATGGGTATCAGCTCTTGCAGGAAATTGGGGCCTTAGATGAGCAGCGGCTACTGACCAAAATAGGCCAAGAGATAGCCCGTCTACCTTTAGACCCACGCATTGCTCGTATGATTCTTGCGGCCAGAGATCAGCAATGCTTAAGTGAAATGCTGATTATTGCTTCGGCGCTGTCGGTACAAGATCCGCGTGAACGACCGATGGAGAGTCGAGAGCTTGCAGAGCGAGCCCATCAGGTATTTGTAGAGGCACAGTCCGAATTTTTGTCTTTTATTAAAATGTGGCAATGGTATGCCGAGCAGGTGAAAAGCCGTTTGTCTCATCGTAAATTAGCCACCTTGTTACGAGAGCGATTTTTATCACCGATGCGCTTTAGGGAATGGCGAGAGGTTCATAAGCAGCTGCAAACCTTAATTCGAGAGCAAAATTGGCGTTTTAATGAGGCCCCTGCCACTTATGAACAAATACACTTGTGTTTGTTAACGGGGCTAGTCGGAAATATAGGCCATAAATCCGAAGAGTCGAATGCCTATCAAGGTACGCGTGATATTCGCTTTTATGTACATCCAGGCTCCACTTTGGGGAAAAAAGCGGGACGTTGGGTATTGGCTGCGGAGCTCGTAGAGACAACGCGATTGTATGCACGCTGCTTGGCTCGTATTGAGCCGGTTTGGATAGAGCGAGTTGCAGCTCATCTACTGAAAAAAACGTGGTCAGATGCGCGGTGGGAAAAACGGGCTGGGCAGGTCGTTGCAAATGAAAAGGCGGCTCTTTATGGCTTAACGATTTATAGTGGGCGTCGAGTTCATTATGGGCGTATTAACCCGGTTGAAGCCCGAGAGATTTTTATTCGTGATGGCTTAGTAGCCGGAGAAATTCAGTCTAATTTAGCTTTTCTTAAGCATAATGATCAGCAGATCAATGCCGTCGAAAAATTAGAACACCAATCACGTCGACCCGATATTTTGGTTGATGATGCATTGATTTATGCATTTTATGATAACTTGATTCCAGCGGATGTATTTCAAACTGCCACGCTAGAGCGTTGGTATAAAAAATTAGCTAAAGATCAGGCTGACGCTTTGTTGCTGAGTCGAGATCAACTGATGCAGCACGAAGCCGCAGGCGTCACTACTGATGTTTTTCCACGTCAAATAGAGTGGAAAGGAGTCAAGCTAAAGGCTGATTATCACTTTGAGCCGGGCTCCATACGAGACGGCCTAACGGTGACAGTGCCTTTGTTTCATCTAAATCAAATGGACAATGATAGGGCACAGTGGCTAGTGCCTGGCATGTTGAAAGAAAAGGTACAGCATTTATTACGCTCTTTGCCGCAGCGTTTACGACGCGCTACGGTGCCAGTGCCTGACTATGCTGATGGGTTCCATCAACGATGGTTTGAGCTAGCACATGCTCCCTCTAAAAGTTTGATTGATGCATTAATTGATGATGTCTGGAAGCAAAAAAGAGTGCGCTTACACGCTTCTGACTTTAAGCAAGAGACGTTGCCTACTCATTTATTGATGAATTTTAAACTCGTTGATGAGCATGGTCGTATGTTGTCCGGCGGGCGCAATATTGACAAACTTAAGGCCGAGCATGGCCAAGCTGCTCAGGCTTCGTTCCAAGAAGTTGCCGTAAAAGATAAGTCGGTAGCTAAAGCCTTAGACCACGAAAAAATTACAACATGGAGTTTTGGGCAATTACCGGAGATTTTGGAAATTCGGCGTCGTGGACAAGCCGTGATTGGTTATCCAGCCTTAGTGGACAAAGGGGAATATTGTGAGCTTGATGTGTTTGATGATCCTGCGGTAGCAATACGACATCACAAGGTAGGGCTGCGTCGTTTATTCAAAATTGCCTTGCGCGAGGCGGTGAGGTTTCAAGAAAAAAATATTAAAGACTTAACTCGTATGGCATTGCTCTATATGAATATAGGCACACAGGACGAGCTAAAAAATCAGATTATTGATGCCGCTATTGATCAGTCTTGCTTAGTTGAGCCATGGCCAACAGATGAAAAAGCCTTTAATGAGCGAGTTGAACAGTCTAGAAATCGTTTCGGTCTGATTACGCAAGAGGTAGCGAAACAAGCCAATGTGATTTTGCAAACATGGACGGAGTTCATGCGCAAGCTACCCACAGTGAAAGCACACGCACAGGCTTACGAGGACATGCAGGCGCAACAAGGGCGCTTGATGTCTAAATGGTTTATTCGGGACACCGATGCGCAGCAGCTTGGTCATTACCCACGTTACTTAAAAGCATTACAGATTCGAATTGACAAGCTACGCGCTGATCCCACTCGGGACCAACGTTTATTGGGTGATGTTCTACCGTGGCAAACCAAATATTTGCGTGCTAAGGTGGCACTTAAAGGGGCAGAGGACCCACAACTTGAGCGTTTTTTTTGGATGCTTGAGGAACTACGGGTTTCTTTATTTGCTCAGGAACTACGTACCCCTATGCCTATTTCTGTTAAACGTGTAGAGCGTGCATGGCACGCGATGCAGCACTAA
- a CDS encoding ABC transporter permease subunit — MLKTNPYWRALSLFIGFGFLYLPIVFLVVFSFNESAIMTSWSGFSLKWYKSLFADQVLLNAAKLSFLIAAMTATASVVIGTWAAYVLSRMGKFRGFTLYAGLISAPLVIPEVVLGISLLLMFVELSNVIGWPGDNDGIFTIWVGHVVLCVAYVAVVIQARIRDFDKSYEEAALDLGATPIKVFFSITLPLIMPALMAAWLLAFTLSLDDVVIASFLSGPGYTTLPVEVFSRVRLGLKPEINALATLFIFGVGLVVIVASRLQKDNS; from the coding sequence ATGTTAAAAACAAATCCTTATTGGCGCGCGCTAAGCCTCTTTATTGGTTTTGGTTTTTTGTATTTGCCGATCGTGTTTTTAGTGGTGTTTTCTTTTAATGAATCTGCCATTATGACCTCGTGGTCTGGTTTTTCGCTAAAATGGTACAAATCCCTTTTTGCTGATCAAGTGTTGTTAAATGCAGCTAAATTATCATTTTTAATTGCCGCAATGACCGCCACCGCATCCGTTGTGATTGGGACGTGGGCGGCTTATGTTTTGTCGCGTATGGGCAAATTTAGAGGCTTTACCTTGTATGCAGGTCTGATTAGTGCGCCATTGGTCATTCCAGAGGTGGTGCTAGGGATCTCGTTACTCTTGATGTTCGTCGAGTTGTCGAACGTGATTGGTTGGCCAGGGGATAATGATGGTATTTTTACCATTTGGGTTGGGCATGTCGTGTTGTGTGTGGCTTATGTTGCCGTAGTGATTCAGGCACGAATACGTGACTTTGATAAGTCCTACGAAGAGGCCGCTTTAGATCTTGGAGCTACACCCATTAAGGTCTTCTTTAGCATTACCTTGCCTTTAATTATGCCTGCATTAATGGCAGCGTGGCTGTTGGCTTTTACGCTATCCTTAGACGATGTGGTGATTGCTTCGTTTTTATCTGGGCCGGGTTATACCACGTTGCCCGTAGAGGTGTTTTCTAGGGTGCGATTGGGTTTAAAGCCAGAGATCAATGCTTTAGCGACGTTATTTATTTTCGGTGTAGGACTTGTTGTGATTGTGGCAAGTCGTCTACAAAAAGATAACTCTTAA